The Oncorhynchus kisutch isolate 150728-3 linkage group LG10, Okis_V2, whole genome shotgun sequence region ctcattgaatcacagcctacttcgacaaacgggtgatgatttaacaagcgcatttgtaCCGaatcataaacatcaatgcctttctttaaaatcaatacacaagtatatatatttttaaacctgcatattgcctgctaacatgaatttcttataactagggaaattgtgtaatttctcttgcgttccgtgcaagcagtcagTATATGAAgccgtttgggccgcctggctcattgcgaactgtgtgaagtccatttattcctaacaaagaccgtagtTAATTTGCAAGAATTgcacataattatgacataacattgaaggttgtacaatgtaacagcaatatttagactttggGATgtcatccgttagataaaatacggaacggttccgcatttcactgaaagaataaacatttgttGTCGAAATGATACTTTCCGGATTCTACCattttaatgacctaaggctcgtatttctgtgtgttatgttataactaagtctatgatttgatagagcagtctgactgaacgatggtaggcaccagcaggctcgtaagcattcattcaaacagcacttttgtgcgttttgccagcagctcttcgctgtgcttcaagcattgagctgtttatgacttcaagcctatcaactcccgagattaggctggtgtaaccgatgtgaaatggctagctagttagcggggtgcgcgctaatagcgtttcaaacatcactcgctctgagacttggagtagttgttccccttgctctgcatgggtaacgctgcttcgagggtggctgttgtcgatgtgttcctggttcgagcccaggtaggggcgaggagagggacggaagctatactgttacactggcaataataAAGTGCCAAAaataacatccaatagtcaaaggtatatgaaatacaaatcgtatagagagaaatagtcctataattcctataataacgaCAACCTAAAACCTCGTACCTtcgaatattgaagtctcatgttaaaaggaaccaccggcTTTCATATgtcctcatgttctgagcaaggaactaaaACGTTagattttttacatggcacatattgcacttttactttcttctccaacactttgtttttgcattatttaaaacaaattgaacATGCTTCAGTGGGAAAAAAAAAgtggtcagccaccaattgtgcaagttctcccacttaacaagatgagaggcctgtaattttcatcaggtacacttcaactatgacagacataatgagaaaaaagaaaaaaaaaatcacataaaaaatcctacgatcaatttatttgcaaaatatggtggaaaataagtatttggtcacctacaaacaagcaagatatctggctctcacagacctgtaacttcttctttaagaggctcctctgtcctccactcgttacctgtattaatggcacctgtttgaacttgttatcagtataaaagacacctgtccacaacctcaaacagtcacactccaaactccactatggccaagaccaaagagctgtcaaaggacaccagaaacaaaattgtagacctgcaccaggctgggaagactgaatctgcaataggtaagcagcttggtttgaagaaatcaatggtgggagcaattattaggaaatggaagacatacaagaccactgataatctccatcgatctggggctccacgcaagatctcaccccgtggggtcaaaattatcacaagaatcccagaaccacacggggggacctagtgaatgacctgcagagagctgggaccaaagtaacaaagcctaccatcagtaacacactacgccgccagggactcgaatcctgcagtgccagacgtgtacccctgcttaagccagtacatgtccaggcccgtctgaagtttgctagagagcattttgatgatccagaagaagattgggagaatgtcatatggtcagatgaaaccaaaatataactttttggtaaaacctCAACTCGTCaggtttggaggacaaagaatgctgagttgcatccaaagaataccatacctactgtgaagcatgggagtggaaacatcatgctttggggctgtctttctgcaaagggaccaggacgactgatccgtgtaaaggaaagaatgaatggggccatgtatcgtgagattttgagtgaaaacctccttccatcagcaagggcattgaagatgaaacgtggctgggtctttcagcatgacaatgatccaccacccaggcaacaaaggagtggctttgtaagaagcatttcaaggtcctagagtggcctagccagtctccagatctcaaccccatagaaaatctttggagggagttgaaagtctgtgttgcccagcaacagctccaaaacatcattgctctagaggagatatgcatggaggaatgggccaaaataccagcaacagtgtgtgaaaaccttgtgaagacttacagaaaacatttgacctctgtcattgccatattttccaccataatttgcaaataaattcattaaaaatcctacaatgtgattttctggaccccccccccctcattttgtctgtcatagttgaagtgtacctatgatgaaaattacaggcctctcatatttctaaatgggagaacttgcacaattggtggctgactaaatacttttttgccccactgtagaggctaaattgattttattaatgtattatattaagttaaaataagtgttcattcagtattgttgcaattgtcattattacacatacatgtttttgtttaatttatttttaaattggcATTGGCCTCCAATAACCGGTTTCGGCGTtggaaaatcataatcggtcgacctcttattgtcccctgcacaaggtgcacctgtgtaatgatcatgctgtttattcagcttgttgatatgcctCACCCTtcatgtggatggattatttgATCTTGCTCAAACAGGGaggtaaacacatttgtgcacaaaatgagagaaataaggtttttgtgcatatataacatttctgggatatttctttcagctcatgaaaccaacactttacatgttgcctttatgtatttttttcaatGTAGAAACAGCCTCTTTACTGTAGGAAATCGCAGATTCTTTGTAGTTTCACAAAATGTCAAGAGTTCAGCAATTCAAAGCACCTATTGTTGCCATCATGGCCACGCAACAATTGATTTTTAGGGTGTGATGGTCTCACCTCATAGAGTCTGTGCTTCTGGGCTTGGTTGGGCCTGATCTGCGGGGCTCATTTCTGGTCCAGTCCCTCAGGCCGTGCAGGCTTCCATCAGGCTTAGCCAGGTACCGGTCCAGTTCATCCAGGACTGCCTCCTCACACTGGACACGTGTCAGCGGCGCCAGACCCATGTGCTCCTTTATCTCAAATGGAGCAAACTTTCCACAGGCAGACACAAGGGTCTGAGGTGGGAGGGACAGAAGGAAGGAAAGTTACAGATTAAATTAACATGCCACTATTTTATGATTAAGATTATGTTTTCTTTTTCAATCCAGTCAGAGTTATCTTACCTTTGTGGCCTGCTGAGGAGTCTTCGGTTTCTGTAGGAATCTTGTTATCTCTGCTTTCTCTGCTTTGAGCCTCTGAATAGAACATTTCCAGATGTATTATCAGGTCGGTTACAATGACATGGCAATTGTCAACCGTCAAATGTCAGACATTAGACTCCAGTTTAAAAAATAGGAACATCCCTTTTCAACTCACATCCTTCTCTTCTTTCAAacgtttctcctcctctttctttctcttgccTTCAAGTTTTGCCCTGGGGGAAATTATATCACGTTTAATTAAATTGCAAGGATTACATTTgctttaataaaaataaaaaacattcaaTCAAATGTTTCCAGTCAAGTCAATATAAAAGTAACAAGACATTTCAGATCTGTAGCTCTAGGTGGTTTTCGATCAAGCAACACTCACTCTTGCTTTGATTTGCGATGCTCCTCTTTCGCTCTTAATTTCTCTGCTTTTTCCTTTTCCTCTTTttcttttctccctcttttttcacactcttctttctcccttttctcctttctttccctctctctctcctctttcagttTGCGAGCCTCCTCTTTTTTCTTCTCTTTAACCACTTTAGCCTCCTCCCGCTGCCGCTCTCTCTCTTGGCGCTGGTGTAGCCTTTCCGCTTGCTCCTGCAAACTCTATGAAGAGAGGAAATAAACTCAGCTTCAGATAAGTATTTTGATGTAGATATTAAAAGTAATTGGGATGCAAAATTATGCCACTTAGCAGTGAAATACAGAAGCAATCTATCACAGCTCATTATACCTTTATAGAGAGTCTTTTCACTGTTTTCTGCTCTATTTTAGGGGTGGAATGTGGCTCCTGTAAAGAGAGAAGGTAAGATAGATCACGTATTAATTTAAAAGCTTTCTGCTGTGTACATTTACACAAAGATCCCTGATGACAGACATTGAATGATTATTGAATCTGATTTGCGAGTCGGTACTCACCATGACAGTACGATTGTTCTCCGTCCTGACAGCCTCTGGGGAGCTCTCGGCCGCTGACAGAGAGCTGGTGGATGAAGGAGACAGCATGGACCCATTCCCATGACTGGACATATCAGGGTTGACAGACTCTTCCTCTATGTCAGATCCCTGTGTTGTATCTAGCTGTGAGATTGATGCAGTGTCCTCCccttcctgctcctcctccccatcctgtTCATCCCCCACCTTGCAGTCTAATTGCCCTGTTTTGGCAGTGTGGTCTGTTTTGGTGGCCGTTACAGCACTCAGGGTTTTGCTTTGGTGGTTGTTTTTTGTGGGAGGACACAAGGCAGAAATGGGTGTTGCAGGTTGTTGTTTTAGAGGGTCAGTTGAATTGAAGTCCTCAGTGAGAACAACTATTATTTTGGCAGGGAAAGTTCGGCTGCTGTGACTCATGAATCCATCCAGGGGTCCGCGGCCGTTAACCAATGCTGGTCCGTGACGCATGGGTAGCGGGGAAATTTCAGATTCATTCTCCCCATCTGAGAGCCCAGGCTCTGGGCAGGGAAGGGCACGAGTTCTTTTGGGTTCACTGGTCTCTTTGGGCTCTGGGTTCAGACGCTTAAATGGAAGGCGGGCTGAGGAGAAAATACAATTTATTATCACAGATTTTCAAGTTGGACTATATCCAATTTATCTTTAAAAGTATTTGGGAAAACAATGAAAGCAAAGACACTAAATTAAAGAATTGTATTAATTGTAATATAATTTACTAAATTAGAATCtctgaatatatattttttttatagttTGATAGCATTATGTTATGATGTATCATTCTCCTTTAGCAAAATAAAACCATGTAATTGTTTATTTTACcaggttagtctcattgagattaaaaatcTATTATACAAGAGAGACCTGGCCAAAATAGCAGCACACAACATTTCAGCCACAATTACAACTTAAAACACAAAGTACTAGTTTAAAAACATAAAATTCCAAGATTTGGCATCACCTTTGACCTTTTTAAACATGTTGACTGGAGTTTTACTGTTATCTATTGCCAGGTAAAGGGAAGTTGTGACATCGGTCGAGCAGAAATCTGGCAAATAGTATATGGAGGTAATATGCATTCAAAACACCTGAGGTTCACTTACCCTGAACAAGCTTCTTATTGGCATTGCTGGGTTTGACTTTGCCATCCATACCTGTAACCAAAACAATGTGAGGGAGATAAGATAACAACAATCCCACAAGCAATCCTTCAGTCCTCAAACAGACTGTTTTGCAATACAGAAATATTTCCAGTTGCAAACAAGTTGTGTCACTTTAATTGCTGCACAACTCTGTCACTGGAACAAAGAATTATGTGCAGTACCTTCATATGTTCAAACCACACAAACAGTCACAACACTGTATGACTTAAACACTAACTGCTTTATCCCCCCCACTCAATTGTATTCATGCTATAGGCTAGTCCTTAGTTTACTCATATGGTTAGTTTAACAAATGCATCCAGGTTATTTAaggaatgaaataataaatacATGTCAGTCAATTAGGAAACGGCTAAGTTAGACTTCGCACATACTTATCAAGTAAATGGACTGCCACTTCAATTAAAATATAATGTTAAATcaaatgtgactcgtttcaggaaactggGCATATcatcgcaagtcacgacttcacaggaaaGGCATTTGAAcgtttatagattttttttattattatcaaaatgttttttttggcagaaatgccttctggaagaTTTGAACTTTCacgtgccttaataacaaacctatatgccatctgtaaatgcaAATAAAGTTGTTAAAGTACgggcctagttggtttagccacataAAAAGACAGCAGCTTTCTCGCTAGCCATGAtcggctgagataatgagtgggccgGACATGCCGAGAGAGTTTAGGATTGGTCTGCCGCGTAGCATCTTCTGTCTATAAAATGAGCTGCTCGTTATGTGTAGATAATCCATTCTACTGCAGTTTTTTTTCAAAAGATATAACATTAGCGATGGAGAACAGCAAATGGGCTGCTAATGCTCTcaacaacattgctgccctgaatttatcaggCACTATCGACAAAGGGCAgagggaaaaagttgtgatggactactttcagGAGGACGATCGTACCATGCTGACTCTGActgaaaatgaatcagacgattaggaaatccctgatttaggtATAAAAACATTTTCATCAAAGACATTGTAGTCTTCTAATGACAGTGATGGGGAAGAAACGGTGATCAACAGTGTTGTCACGGAAAAAGTTGaaagagttttgaaatcagttaAATGTTTGGTAGAATCAGAGTATGATAGAGATTAATATAATTCTGGCATTTGTTTGCAAATGCAGAGGGAGTCGTTATTAAgggaacacagaaggctgttgtataaaacacccgtctttggattacatcttcaaactaagggcaaccatggcatctgtaACAGAGGGAGAAATATCAGATGATTCTTATGGCATTGcagtgtgaaccagagtgacttgatAACGGGCCAAGCAAGCGAGCTGTACAAACAAAACGGAAACGACACAGGACGTCTTACTTAATGaaaggggttgcagtctgccgtgaagcattcatcgatgtatacgggtaagagtctagctacagttTCAGATACTATACGTTTCAAatagtcagaaagttgttttcattgtaAGTCAAAGCTtactgttagctggctagctaaagttaggtggctggcttgctagctagctaacattaccgttaagtgtatgatctgtgtagtaatattatctCAGAAAgcaatttgcattgctagttatagcctaatgttagtgagttcccagtcatcagcactatctgcagtgcctctatgGACATTCACATGACTCTCCTAACACACACGCCATACATTGCTGCTACtatctatttttttttatcctgctgctcagccactttacccctgattgtatACATATAACTACCTCATCTTTCACCAGTATCACTGATAATGTTGATGTTTTTGTTCATACGGTATATTATTTTGTTCTTTCTCTACTGGCATTGGCCCTTTTTTTCCCTCCTTTATATTGACACTCtttttttgatattgctactatgcaagtaaccattacactgtactgtttacaccttctgtagagacccatccacttaaCAAGATGTGTTTGGGGGTTATAGCACTTCTTTCACATAACCCAAActaaagagctctccagtaggtttaccaaaacatttaagtaacattttctcaaaaggtggggtttatcaactttcaaagcagaattactttcccattgtttctaatatgcagtgtatgatatacaattgtgtagctctgagtctacttttatccaatgtaaaaaaacacaatttcattttGCTACATAATACCGAATCAAGTCGGTGGATCACAAATAAAAAAAACCTAGGAGAGGATGGCACAAGTCATCGGGATAAGTAAAGCGAGGTGTTTGCTTTTCTCTCCCGCCATTCGGTGAATATAAGCCAAGTGTAAAAGCCCGGCTGTGGCTACACTCACAGATTTAACGGTGGTGAGAACAGGGTTAGCCTCAAAGTAAAATAAACAAATTCCGTTTGTTAAAGTAACCAAAACAAGCGTATTGTTGGCATTGCTAGGTTTGATTGCCACCCATACCTGTAACCAAAACAAAGTGAGGGAGATAAGATGACAATCCAACAACCATCCCCCCTCATCACTCATAGCTAACGTTAGATGGACTTTGTTTTACAATGCACTTTTACTTTATGAGTAAATGCAGCAGTACAATGTCATTGACCATTAAATGAACCATTGTCAATGGTTCTAGCTGTCGAGCGGGCAGTGTTGTAACTCAATGTCTAATCGAAATGATATTTTCCGACTAACGTTAACTGTTATCAACAAGCTGGTGAGCAAAACTACCAATACACTGTTCAATCATTTCGGTGCacattagcttgctagctaacgttagttagctgaAGGCCATGGGCAAGCAGCACGCTACAAGGTTGACACCAATTCTAACTTGCTTAGTTAGCTGGCTGATGAATAGTTAACTATAAAgaataacgttagctaactaagtTACAGTAAAGTTAGATTCATTTCAGAAAATATTGATCATATAGTTAGCTATACAAGCTAGGTGAACTTCAAGCGTACATAAACCCACATTTTACACTTCACTACATACTTGGAAATGTTGAGGGGTTGGCTAATAAAAACGTTaattcgctaacgttagctatctactataacagttaACGTTAGTGTACTGTACAGTAACTAACGTAGTAGTTAACCTTAATGTCGtgttaactaacgttagctagttatagTAGCTAGCTAATGTATTAAGGCAGAAGTTTTTTGTTGACTATGTGGCCATAGGCAAACTGAAAgataaataataatttaaaagtatATAACTAAATTCCAAAAACATTTGAAAGGTTAAAATATAAATATCATCGCTACCTCTCCTCCGTGGAGTGGATGCTAAATGCCCGTCCACGGATGGATCTTCCGCCGCCAGCATCACCATCCGAAACTTCCCTCACTTTTGATATCCTTGTGCGGAAAACAGTAGCAATATAACAAAACCATATGATGTCGCAATATTGATAGGTCTTCCAGAGTAACACTGTTATTCTGCTAAATATAATATACAATTGACTGTGTTTTACTATTTTTTAAGACTAAGTAGCTACATGTTACTCTTTCCGCATCTCACACACGATCCCTTTGAAACTCCTTACTGCCTCGCGCTTGTCTTCAGTCAGATTTGGCGGGAGTATGTCGCTCTCCTCAGAATACTTTGCTGATTGGCCAGAACTCTTCTTCGTCCGTGGGGTTTCACGGAGATTTGGATCCAATATTTCTGGAGCATTGTCGCCACCAACTATATGGGGTGACAAAAGGAAACTCCATACGATTAAGTAGAGGTAACTTaactaaaacaaaacaaaaataacttcACAAAAACGAACTTCCACTCCTACAAACTTCAAGAACTCCCTCCCACCAATTTGTCGTAAACAACATTAGCATGAGTAACAATAGTGGAATCTGTTTGATTTTGTTTGGCAGAATAAATCACATTATTTAAAAAGGAGTGTATTATGTAATACTCAAGATCAGGGAGGTAGCtgccaattacttcacactggaagaagttaagctacactaaagcgACCCTTAAGAAACATGTAGTTTACATAACTAAAtatactttgaaaaagtagttcacaaCATCCAAACTACTTTTTGTGAAAAATGATCACACCTAAATCTGAAATGTTATAGACTACAAATTGCGAAAACAGATCACTCTGGGCTGTGTAATTATcctattaaacactgtaactatgtttcaagtgagaattaggcaggtctgatgtCGAAAAGGACAGGCAATTCTCGCCAACTTAAccatattttatattattttagcTAAATAAGTAGTGTGAGGTTCCAATTGTTAGCTACACCACTATGTTATAACTTTTTTgctaactactgaaaacactacaaaGATTTGAATTAAGTTCAACTACCAACAAGCTAAAGCAAAATTAAATGAActtactagttgaactacatgtagttcactacttttcaGTGATACCCACAGAACACAATTTTCAAATGTTTACACATCTATTATCTTCTTAGCTCTTATTGTGGGGCTGACTTTGGAAAATCACCACCCCAGTCAGTCAATTGTGTGTATtagacattcatattgcactctACAGCCTGACATATGGATTGTGCACCCATGAAATGGAgtatcagcctactcagtgacaGCCACAGAACATAACTATGTGGAGTTTAAACAAATATTAGGACTTTGACTGTGGGATATCACCGTTACAGTCAGCATATTGTGTGCATTGAACATAATACTGCACTGTACAGCCTGACAAGATAATTCATTGTCATAAAATAGCTGTTCTCTTGTGCGGGACAATAATCATCCCTCTCTGTAGCATAGATGGCGCTGGCATTGTAGTCACACGTCTCCTGTCTACGCCCTCTATCGTTTACGGGATCTGTAGTTTAACAATCGAAAAATTGTATTCCAATGTGTCTTTCTGCGACCTTTGTAGAACTACCACTCCCTCAATGCATTGCTGTGGCTTCCACGGAACTTGAGTCTTAGTTGACGACGCATCCCTAAACGAGCTGGAGTAAGCGGTTTTCAGGTAGGTGCTAGAAAAACAAGAAACTACgttaatatatttatttatttaatattgaaTCTGCTAACAACTATATGCCTGTATCAACTCATCAGCTGACCTTTCTGTGACAATTCGCTAACAAACCATCATCAAAGATTTGTATAACAATCTGTCCCATCACTTTAACGTTGCTAGccgttagctatctagctaacattacTGTAGTCAGGCATTTTATTTCACGTGGGGTCTAATGTTTTCCGAAAAACATAACTAGCTTTCTTCTGTTTTACAAAGTGGTTAAGGGTAGGCTTATCTTTTAAACGGGGGTTATCATATACAGTCATTGGTTTATCACGAGTTTACTAGAAAATGATCGGTACCTCCTAGCATACCCAGATCTCATTCATGTAAATTTAGTCATTATCTTGAtatcattttgttgttgttgattagaTGTGAATCATACTGCAAGTTCCCATATAAATATTGTTACTTTCTCTTTGAATGTTTGAGATGTAAAGTATGCCAATTATTTGTGTTATGTTGCAGGAAAGGACACAGGATTTCATGATGACAGGTTTGTATCTAAATATTTTGCAATTGATGTCTTTAAGTAAACAATTCAATTATGTTCGTAATGAAACATAACATGTACCTGCAACAAGTAATGCATGCTCATGAGATCATAAGTGacaccattttttaaattaaattagcCATGACATACTCTTAGTTCAATTATTGATTGTAGACATAAGGATCAACTAATAACTCTGAACACTTTCACTATTGTGCAATTCCATTTTGTCATGTTCCTAAAATGTCACCGTATTCAATTTTTTGTTGTGAAATTTCTGCACTGACATCCCGTTCTCCCACATATAATAATCTGTTTCCTGTTTTCAGAGCGGGTCAACAACTTTCCCCCACTGCCTAAGTTCCTGAGAATCAAGCCCTGCTTTTATcagaatgtggaggaggagatCCCAGCCCCGCACCGACAGCTGGTACGCCGGGTCTACAACCTCTGGATGTGTGAGTTACACCAAAGACATTTGAGTTACATAGTCCTACTGTGGGAACTGGGCAGTAACTTCATTCCAAGCTGAGAGAATGGCCGGGTTTGAGAGTATCAAACCCGCAATGTACACTACATGGcctaaagtatgtggatacctgctcttcgaacatctcattccaaaatcatgggaatgaatatggagttggtcccccttctgctgctataacagcctccactcttctgggaaggcttaccactagatgttggaacattgctgcggagacttgCTTCGATTCAGCAACAAGGCAATAgggaggtcaggcactgatgttgggcgattaggcctggctcgcagtcggctttccaattcatcccaaagtt contains the following coding sequences:
- the LOC109897882 gene encoding chromatin assembly factor 1 subunit A-like; translation: MVMLAAEDPSVDGHLASTPRRRGMDGKVKPSNANKKLVQARLPFKRLNPEPKETSEPKRTRALPCPEPGLSDGENESEISPLPMRHGPALVNGRGPLDGFMSHSSRTFPAKIIVVLTEDFNSTDPLKQQPATPISALCPPTKNNHQSKTLSAVTATKTDHTAKTGQLDCKVGDEQDGEEEQEGEDTASISQLDTTQGSDIEEESVNPDMSSHGNGSMLSPSSTSSLSAAESSPEAVRTENNRTVMEPHSTPKIEQKTVKRLSIKSLQEQAERLHQRQERERQREEAKVVKEKKKEEARKLKEERERERKEKREKEECEKRGRKEKEEKEKAEKLRAKEEHRKSKQEAKLEGKRKKEEEKRLKEEKDRLKAEKAEITRFLQKPKTPQQATKTLVSACGKFAPFEIKEHMGLAPLTRVQCEEAVLDELDRYLAKPDGSLHGLRDWTRNEPRRSGPTKPRSTDSMRECIVIVQGPKPDGVPDRQRYGRMKLLQFRENYRPAYWGTWSKKSPHISPRYPLRQDKVLLDYEVDSDEEWEEEEPGESLSHSEGEDNDEGCENDDDDEDGFFVPHGYLSDGEGALEEEEEGGDPEKQKVRQKLKAREWDELMAKKKVKVLEVVVRGCVWEGEGPPLELFQQFAVCLVEPLPKPEPTTPEDYAQKLKQKLQEDELLLSQLLPLLHGNVNSNKVIITEFQEFCRQKLTSTISSPQNSGDIPTRIRLKRLIKGNAMYEKRSAYRRCCWYIHTEVLARFSQEALPVPCQWNYLTSGAHVSREEASAATGSLGNSPTTSQTSTTPSSSNKRKSAGSMSITKFMKKAADPEQAHEMDGFQADTEEDEDETDCVIIRTQKGSSRKDTSPTENEHTEKIEVTSL